Part of the Paenibacillus sp. FSL R7-0273 genome is shown below.
AATAACGTAATCCAGCGGACTAAGCCCTGTCTGCTCCTTACATTTTCTTGAAATGTATTGCTGGCTGTAATTCAATTGCCGCGCAAGCTCCTCAAACGAGATCGTCTTGCGGTAATTTCTGGACAAATACCGAATAACCTGCTCCGATAAGGATAGCTCACCGGCGCCGAACAGACGCTCTCTCAGAACAGCATGGACAAAGCGGATAAATTCTCCCTTGACCGATAGTCCGGTCAATCCATCATTCGATTCAAGAAAGCCCCTGCGTATTGTCTGAAGCAGCTCAAGCATGGCCAGCGGCTCACCGGGCGGGAATCCCCAGCTGTCCAAAAACGGATTGGTCTCCTGAATGATCCTATGTAATTCTTGCGGGGCTGCAGCGGGGAGCGACGCTTTGTAGAGTACGATATACATTTTCAGCCCTTCTCTGCTCCGAACCGTCAGCTGGGAGCCTTTACCGGCATGAAGGACATAGAAACGGTCGCACAGCCACACCTCATCATCAACCCACAGCTCGCCTTGTCCCTGGAATGCAAATATGAACGCGCTTGACGGCAAGCGGTATTGCTGCAGATCGCCATCCGTTCCGGCCTGCTTTAGCCGCACGTCCAGCACGCGTATACTCACCTGATTCCATATTTGTATAAGTCTCAGAACATCCATAGCTGATTGGCAAGCTCCCTCTACTTTATCTAATAGATAATCATTCTCAATTGAACCATGTTTCTAAACACAATAACGAATACGACCAGTACTGTCAACAAGATGTTGCCGGATACTAGGATGCGAAATTCCGCTCTCCTCACAAAAAATCCCCGCTGCTTAACATCTTTCCAGATGTAGAGACAACGGAGAAGCATATGGTTTATATTTAGCTTAGTGCCGTCCTCTACCCCTTACAAACGAATCAGCCGCCAGCGGGCGGTCCATATACCTCAAACTCAAAGATTCTTGCCGCAGCGTTCGTGGTTTGTGTAGGTGTCGTAACGTTGAGCTTGATGTATCTTGCTGATACTGACGCGATGTTGTCTACCGTTATGCTTTTCGTATTATTGGCCGCTTTGACTACTGTGCTCCAATTCGTCCCGTCATTACTGACCTGGATATGATAAGCTCTAGTATTATAGGAGGCGGTCTCTCCGCCTTCTGCTGCATGCTTGATCACAAATTGATTCACCTGCTTCACGGAGCCAAGATCAATCTGCAGCCAGCGGCTGCCGGACTTGGAGCACCATTTTCTGTCATTAATGACGCTGCCGTCTACAGCTTTTGCCGCAGTTTGCGAGGCGTTGCATGTGCTGTCAGCTGTTGCGGGTTTATTTAATGCCAGATTTAGAGGTCCGTATACCTCAAATTCATAAATTCTTGCCGCAGCGTTCGTGGTTTGCGTAGGTGTCGTAACATTCAGCTTAATATATCTTGCTGATACTGAGGCGATGTTGTCAACTGTCACGCTCTTCGTATTATTGGCCACTTTGACTACTGTGCTCCAATTCGTCCCGTCATTACTGACCTGGATATGGTAAGCTTTCGTGTTATAGGAGGCGGTCTCTCCGCCTTCTGCTGCATGCTTGATCACAAATTGATTCACCTGCTTCACCGAGCCGAGATCAATCTGCAGCCAGCGGCTGCCGGACTTGGAGCACCATTTACTATCATTAGTAACGCTGCTGTCCACGGCATTGGCCGCAGTTTGCGAGGCGTTGCAAGTGCTGTCAACCGTTGCGGGTTTATTCAATGCCAAATTCGGAGAACTCCCAATTATGGTGCTGCACAGCGTATTTTCTGCCTGGGCCGTCCATTTTGCATATAGCGTTACATCCGTAGTGATTAGATCTGACCAGATATAGGCTTGCGTCAGCGCACTGTCGTAGTACCAGCCTTCGAAGCTGTAGCATTCCTTCACCGGTGTAGCCTGAAACAACACCCTGCCTCCGGACCCCGCCACATGCTGAGGGGCAATGGTTGAGCCTCCGTTCGTATCATAAGTCACGACCAGCTGGATGGGGCCTCCCCCTTGATCGCCTCCGGCAATTGCAGGAGCTCCCGATATCATCAACGAAACGATAATAGCTACCGTCATTAAGTAACCTCTTATCCTCGCTGTGATCCTTTTTTTCCTCTGACCAAGCTCTGACCCTTTCATTATCCATGCCCCTTTCTCCTGCTCTGCACATTAGCGCTTCTGTACCATTCCTAGATGGTATTCACAGAAACGCGAAAGAATGCTTGTTTGGTGCGGAGTTAGAACCGTTTTTTTTGACTGTTTTTAGACAAATAACGGATTGCAGGCTTTAGCCGTCAGAGTCATTGATGATATGATGAGTATGAAATATCATACTTATGTGCAGATTGTTTATCACAAATGAGAGGCAGATAAAAAGAATGAGCGAATTTTTAAGATTGATGAAAGATCTCCGGTTCAGAAGAACCATGCGGATGATTTTTAAGTTCGCCTGGGCTTTCTGGTGGCTGAGCAAGCAGAAGTATTTTATACCGGGACGGCGCTTAGAAGCGAAAACAAAAGCCTTATACCAAAAGCAGGCTGCTTATTTTACGAGAACTGCAATGGATATGGGCGGATTAATTATCAAGCTTGGGCAGCATGTCAGTGCGCAGGTGGATTTTTTGCCGAAGGAAATTCTTGATGAATTGTCCAAGCTGCAGGACTCTGTAGAGCCGGTGGATTTTTCTGAGATAAAACTTAAGGTAGAGAGTGAGCTCGGCGCGTCCATTAACGAGATTTTTGCCGAGTTTAATACAGCTCCTATCGCAGCGGCTTCCTTAGGTCAGGTACATCGGGCAACATTGCGGACCGGCGAACAAGTCGCAGTCAAGGTTATGCGTCCAGGTATCGAGGATATTATCGAAATCGATTCGAAATCCATTCAAATTGCCGTCCGGTTAATGAAACGTCAGACCCAGATTGCAGCCTTCATGGATCTTGATGTGGTGTATGATGAGTTCTACGATACCGTTATGGACGAGCTCGATTATCAAAAAGAGGGACGAAATGCCGAAGAATTCCAGCAGCAGTTCACCCGCCGGAAGGATATCGTTGTTCCAGGTATTCACTGGTCCCATACAACCTCAAAGGTGCTTACCATGGAGTTTATGGAAGGTGTAAAAATCAATAATTTCGCACAGCTTGCTGATTGGGGTGTGGACCGGACGAAATTAGCGAAATCATTGATGGAGATTCTTGTAGAACAGATTCTGATTAACGGCTTCTTTCACGCAGACCCGCACCCGGGCAATGTTCTCGTGCAGCCTGACGGCACCATAGCCTTAATTGATTTTGGAATGGTCGGACGAATTCCTGCGGATATGAAGACGCAAATGGTTGCCCTTTTAATGGCGGTGTATTTCAAAGATGTCCCCGGCGCAATTAACGCCCTTAATCGTTTGCACTTTTTAAGACGGAATACAGATTTAGAGGTGTTTTCCAGGAATCTCGCGTTATTATTTGACCAAATTAATGGGGATACGTTTGACCTCAGCTTCGTGACATCAGGTGACAATGTTGAGGAGTTACGTGATTTCTTCTATTCCCAGCCCTTTCAGCTACCGGCAAACACAACCTTTTTGGGCAAGGCAATGATCACGATTTATGGACTCTGTCTGGGACTGGACCCTGAGCTGGACTTGATTGGGACCGCTAAGCCTTACATCCAGAAGGTTGTGCTTAAAGATCTGAAAGGAAGTGTCTTTTCCACCGTTCTGAATGAAAGCACGGGCCTGCTCAAAGGAATCCTTCCTACGACCAAAAAGTTTATTTCTACAGTAGATAAAATGGATAGCGGAAATTTACGGGTAAAGCTATCAACTACCTTTGAGAAAAAATTGATTGAGACGCAAAATAAAAATACAAGACGGATTGTTGCTACGATCATTGGAGCGGTATTTCTTCTGACTGCTTCCAACATGTGGAATGAAGTGAACCCTATCGTTTCTTATGTGCTGGGCACCCTGGGGCTGCTCATTATGCTGAGCCAGCTGATAACGGGAGGAAACCGCCGTGAAGCAAGACAGGTCAAGCATATGAACGCCATGCGTGAACGGAGCAGATTGGAAAGACCGAAGTGAAATAGGATTAAAATTAGCCGGATCATAAAGGACCGATATTCGATCGGTCCTCTTTCTATTGCCAGGGTAGCGATTAACGACGGTTCGCGCCGGACATATGCTTACGTTTATTTTAAAATTCCAAAGCAGCTTTAAGAAATTGAAGTGAGCTATCGCGAAATGCACTTGTTTTTGATTCGTCAATATGATGAAAAGTAACCTCATCGATATTTGGAATGTTTGATGTGTCATAAACATAACAAGAAGATAATCTAAACGTATCCAGCAGAGCTAACAGTCTTGAATCCATTGATTTGGGGTCCTGCGGATTATCCGATACCGGGAAAACCAGAAATGGAACCTTATATAAAATAGCAAAAACAGCCCCATGGAAAGCACTGGTAATAAAATACTTAGCATGTTTTATGTATCCTACAAATTCCTCCGGACCAACCGTAGCTGCTCCAGCAGCTGCAAGAGTTATAATCTCGTAGCCGTACTTTCGTGAAAGTGCTTCGGCATATTCCTGAACCCCTGTATCTCGTAAATCATAGGTCAGTATATAGGCTTTTTCTACAGGAGCTGCACATATTTCATCCCATTCGGATCTATCGAGAAGCATCACAGGATCCAATACATGAGCTATAACTCCATTATTCATCGTTGACACAAAGGGAATGGCGCTTTTTTCACGAACAGAAACGAAGTCTAAAGAATTAACGTGCGGAGCAAGGATACTTTTTCGATCAGGCTCTATTTCTGCTCCTCCCATGCTTGCTGCGTATGCAATTTTCGTTTTTGATGCAGGGACAAAAGAAAGTGCCATGCAGGGTAGAACGCCGTCGGAAATAACCCATGGCAACCCCCATATCTGGTCACTGCCGCACACAAAAGAATCGTAATCATCCACACATTCTGCAATATCAGATACTGTATATAAGCGTTTGCTGTGGGGAATGCTTTCGGAAAAAATCCTGAAATGTTCAGCACCTTTAGCGCTTTCATATGTTTGTAAGGTGTGTTCGTTTAGCCACTTGAATGTAATCTGCTCACAATGAAAGCCTAGCTTAGCTATAGCTTTTTGCAGTGCATAAGCGCCAAGTTGGCCACCATAATTGTAGTTTTTATAATAAAGAGTAATAATCCCGACTCTTTTCATAACTGATTATCCTTTCGTTTGTTAACTTCAATCGCAATGAACTCCGGCAAATAATCGGGAGTACAGCCCCTGGATACCATGTCACCTTTATAGAGCCCCGTTACCTCACCCAGCTTAATACAACGTGCACGATACTTCTCATCATAAACGCCTATCCAGCCTGCGGTGAAATTCATGGCCCATTGAACTTCCGGATCTTCCTGCGTAATATTCGCTTCTATCTTAGATAGTAAGGCTGCGGTGTTATCTGGCGGGGCTTGTCCGGTCCATCTCAACCGTGCCTGATAATACCAGTAAACCCGTCTTTGCAGAGCACTAGAGCTATTTTCCCATGACTCGATTAATGCAATGGTCTTCTTGTCTTTGGTGAGCTGATTAGCCATTAACCAGTCTACTAAGTAGTTCCGCTCATCAAAGGTGTGCGTCTGCATATCCTGATCAAGCTTATTCAGCTCTTCTTCTGAAAGAAGCTTTTTATCCATAATTAGAATTGCTAACAGTCTGGGCAAATACTCGCCGGTTGACCAAAGCTCCATAGCCAGCCCGTGATCTTTTTTAATGTCCTTCGCGATTTTCCGCAAGTCGCCTAGCTTAGTTTTACTATTGAGCTGTAATAAAATATCGCCTGCTTTTGTAGAGCAATTCATTTCTGTACTTTTGTTCTGATTCATTAAGCACAGCTCCTTTAAAATTAAAGCGTCTCAGCCAATTTCTGAATCTTTGAACGGGAGATTAAATATACAGGACCCATTATTTCTACTCTGCCGTCCTTTACACGTATAGCGCTCTCCTGTTCTGCCGCATAAACATCAATCTCTTCAGATAAGGGGAACAGGTAGCCTTGAACAAATGTGGCGTAGTCGCGTTTAGAATGAGATTCATAGGCAAAAGGATCAAAGCCCATTCCAACATTTACACTGCCTGTTTCAGCGTCACCGTCTGCGTCATCCAATTTAAGCCATTTCGCAGCCATATTTAACGAACCGGCGCTGGCACCCAATATAACGGCATTGCTATTCTTAATAACTTCCGTTAATTTATATTCTACCAAAAAATCGTTCTGTAGTACCGGATCTCCGCCGCATAAGAAAATGACAGACGCGTTTTGAATGACCCGCCGGGCCTCTTCCTTTTGCATGCGGTAATCAATGAAATGATATTCATCAAAAATAAGGTTTGCCTCATGCAGCCAGGTCCATTCAGAAATATCAGCAAAGTTAATTTGCTCATCTTCACAACCAGACGGCCCAGCGCTAATCATAACAAGTGATTTCCGGTCTTGGATATCCTCCTGCAAGCACTTAACAAGCCTCTCTGGAAAAAAATTATTAAACCAGCTGAAATAGTAGTGAGTATTCAAATTAATTACCTCCGTATGTATTATTTAACGTCATTAAAGCAGTTTAATTTAGCTTCAGCCGCCAGCATGGCACCGTTAAGAATAAGATGATGTCCGTCACTCCGGGCCGTTGTTCTGAAATACAGACTGCGCACAAAATGTTTCCCGTTAACTCTAGCGATTCTCTCCGGCTCCGGGTCGCCAATATGCCGCAGCATCAGATAAGTAAAGTCCTGTAACCTTTCTCCCTCACGCAGGATATAGCGTTCCTTCTCCAGTCTTGCAGCTTTCGTATCAGTTCTGTTCGCGTATCCTCGTGCATTTGGTCGCTTGCCTCCTAGAGTAGTTATAGCGGGCGTTATGTGTGGCTCCCGCCGATATCCCTACTATAAAACACAATGACTGACACCAGGGCGTCAGTCATTGTAGGATAAAAGCATATTTCGTATATATTGCTGCAGCTCCGCACGTAATTCACGGGGCTCCAGCAGCTCGCACTCCTTGCCGAAGCTTAGAATGAACTTTAGCAGGCCCTCCTCATTCGGAAAAGTATCCGAAACAAGATAAAAGCCATCTTCCCTCCGGCTAATCTTTTCCTTCTGAAAATACTCAGTAAGCTGTACGCCAATCCGCGAAGTGAATCTCAACACAACCTGTATGTCCCGCTGTGAGTAGCTCTGCTCAATGACCTCGGCAATCCGGTCTGCTGCCAGCTCTCTTTTCTCAAAAGCCGGCCCCTGCTCCAGCTGCTTAATCCGCACAAGCTTGAATCTGCGGTAGTCCCTTCTGACCCGGCAAAAGCCTGTCACATACCAATGGCCGTGGCGAAAGTCAATCGAGCTTGGCTCTACCGTCCGCTCCAGGTATTCCATATCCCTGTTGATATATTTGAACACGAGCAGCCTGTTATCCGTAATGGCCCTGCTTATGATTCCAAGGTATTCTTTAA
Proteins encoded:
- a CDS encoding discoidin domain-containing protein; protein product: MTVAIIVSLMISGAPAIAGGDQGGGPIQLVVTYDTNGGSTIAPQHVAGSGGRVLFQATPVKECYSFEGWYYDSALTQAYIWSDLITTDVTLYAKWTAQAENTLCSTIIGSSPNLALNKPATVDSTCNASQTAANAVDSSVTNDSKWCSKSGSRWLQIDLGSVKQVNQFVIKHAAEGGETASYNTKAYHIQVSNDGTNWSTVVKVANNTKSVTVDNIASVSARYIKLNVTTPTQTTNAAARIYEFEVYGPLNLALNKPATADSTCNASQTAAKAVDGSVINDRKWCSKSGSRWLQIDLGSVKQVNQFVIKHAAEGGETASYNTRAYHIQVSNDGTNWSTVVKAANNTKSITVDNIASVSARYIKLNVTTPTQTTNAAARIFEFEVYGPPAGG
- a CDS encoding ABC1 kinase family protein, which translates into the protein MSEFLRLMKDLRFRRTMRMIFKFAWAFWWLSKQKYFIPGRRLEAKTKALYQKQAAYFTRTAMDMGGLIIKLGQHVSAQVDFLPKEILDELSKLQDSVEPVDFSEIKLKVESELGASINEIFAEFNTAPIAAASLGQVHRATLRTGEQVAVKVMRPGIEDIIEIDSKSIQIAVRLMKRQTQIAAFMDLDVVYDEFYDTVMDELDYQKEGRNAEEFQQQFTRRKDIVVPGIHWSHTTSKVLTMEFMEGVKINNFAQLADWGVDRTKLAKSLMEILVEQILINGFFHADPHPGNVLVQPDGTIALIDFGMVGRIPADMKTQMVALLMAVYFKDVPGAINALNRLHFLRRNTDLEVFSRNLALLFDQINGDTFDLSFVTSGDNVEELRDFFYSQPFQLPANTTFLGKAMITIYGLCLGLDPELDLIGTAKPYIQKVVLKDLKGSVFSTVLNESTGLLKGILPTTKKFISTVDKMDSGNLRVKLSTTFEKKLIETQNKNTRRIVATIIGAVFLLTASNMWNEVNPIVSYVLGTLGLLIMLSQLITGGNRREARQVKHMNAMRERSRLERPK
- a CDS encoding polysaccharide pyruvyl transferase family protein is translated as MKRVGIITLYYKNYNYGGQLGAYALQKAIAKLGFHCEQITFKWLNEHTLQTYESAKGAEHFRIFSESIPHSKRLYTVSDIAECVDDYDSFVCGSDQIWGLPWVISDGVLPCMALSFVPASKTKIAYAASMGGAEIEPDRKSILAPHVNSLDFVSVREKSAIPFVSTMNNGVIAHVLDPVMLLDRSEWDEICAAPVEKAYILTYDLRDTGVQEYAEALSRKYGYEIITLAAAGAATVGPEEFVGYIKHAKYFITSAFHGAVFAILYKVPFLVFPVSDNPQDPKSMDSRLLALLDTFRLSSCYVYDTSNIPNIDEVTFHHIDESKTSAFRDSSLQFLKAALEF
- a CDS encoding DNA alkylation repair protein, coding for MNQNKSTEMNCSTKAGDILLQLNSKTKLGDLRKIAKDIKKDHGLAMELWSTGEYLPRLLAILIMDKKLLSEEELNKLDQDMQTHTFDERNYLVDWLMANQLTKDKKTIALIESWENSSSALQRRVYWYYQARLRWTGQAPPDNTAALLSKIEANITQEDPEVQWAMNFTAGWIGVYDEKYRARCIKLGEVTGLYKGDMVSRGCTPDYLPEFIAIEVNKRKDNQL
- a CDS encoding cyanophycinase, producing MNTHYYFSWFNNFFPERLVKCLQEDIQDRKSLVMISAGPSGCEDEQINFADISEWTWLHEANLIFDEYHFIDYRMQKEEARRVIQNASVIFLCGGDPVLQNDFLVEYKLTEVIKNSNAVILGASAGSLNMAAKWLKLDDADGDAETGSVNVGMGFDPFAYESHSKRDYATFVQGYLFPLSEEIDVYAAEQESAIRVKDGRVEIMGPVYLISRSKIQKLAETL
- a CDS encoding helix-turn-helix transcriptional regulator — its product is MRVDRLLSMLLIISGKGTVTGKELAEHFEVSLRTIYRDIEKISEAGIPVAASSGKGGGYYIMDSYNISSLFLNRDEAHTFVTVMKNLHGLFGRNEAFNDIMLKVEHTYKPGPDKDKLTLDLSHFSMEQEIKEYLGIISRAITDNRLLVFKYINRDMEYLERTVEPSSIDFRHGHWYVTGFCRVRRDYRRFKLVRIKQLEQGPAFEKRELAADRIAEVIEQSYSQRDIQVVLRFTSRIGVQLTEYFQKEKISRREDGFYLVSDTFPNEEGLLKFILSFGKECELLEPRELRAELQQYIRNMLLSYND